In the Qipengyuania pelagi genome, one interval contains:
- a CDS encoding queuosine precursor transporter: protein MSEPHNIARANAATMPASMPLGLFVYTLLYGGMTVLAGVLAFKQVRLWPTDLAVEAGIFAFLLLVAISSTIAQLYGEKLAKRLVWFGFLPLAISAGLILLVLQLPAAPDMVQYRGEDLAAFERVLTQTPRIMAAGPAAYIVSLLLNVWIFSRLRGEGEGGTVALMIRGAIASALSQTIDSVIFVTLAFYGQFDITPLLIGQVIAKVTLSVVLVPFLITGGVALARWLDARKA, encoded by the coding sequence ATGAGCGAGCCGCACAACATCGCCCGCGCCAATGCCGCGACCATGCCCGCCTCCATGCCATTGGGTCTGTTCGTCTATACTCTGCTCTATGGCGGGATGACGGTGCTGGCAGGCGTGCTGGCGTTCAAGCAGGTCCGGCTGTGGCCGACCGATCTGGCGGTCGAGGCAGGCATTTTCGCCTTTCTCCTGCTCGTCGCGATATCGAGCACGATCGCCCAGCTCTATGGTGAGAAACTCGCCAAGCGGCTGGTCTGGTTCGGCTTTCTGCCGCTCGCGATATCGGCGGGGCTGATCCTGCTGGTGCTGCAACTGCCTGCCGCGCCCGACATGGTCCAGTATCGCGGCGAGGACCTCGCCGCGTTCGAACGCGTGCTGACGCAAACCCCGCGCATCATGGCGGCGGGTCCGGCGGCCTACATCGTCTCGCTGCTGCTCAATGTGTGGATCTTCTCGCGCCTGCGCGGAGAAGGCGAAGGCGGGACCGTGGCCCTGATGATCCGTGGCGCGATCGCGTCGGCGCTCAGCCAGACGATCGATTCGGTGATCTTCGTGACGCTCGCCTTTTATGGCCAGTTCGACATCACGCCGCTGCTGATCGGACAGGTGATCGCGAAGGTCACGCTCAGCGTGGTGCTGGTGCCGTTCCTCATCACCGGCGGCGTGGCGCTCGCGCGGTGGCTGGATGCGCGCAAAGCCTGA
- a CDS encoding isopenicillin N synthase family dioxygenase, whose translation MSEIASVSLARPLDEIADELGRSFAEYGFGVVRDHGIPQDLIERAEALSKQFFALPDATKRQYKIEGGGGARGYTPFGTEKAKDAEVHDLKEFWHVGRELPEGHALSQFMAPNVWPDEVEGFRETFSDLYAAFEAAGARILEAIALHLDLPRDFFAATVEDGNSVMRLLRYPPLEGKEAEGAIRAAAHGDINTITLLLGAEEAGLELLTTEGEWLAVAPPEGALVVNIGDMLDRLTNGRLRSTTHRVVNPSGEAAYRARYSMPFFLHFRPDYVIETLPSCVDENARESVPEPISSHDFLMQRLREINLA comes from the coding sequence ATGTCCGAGATCGCTTCCGTATCGCTTGCTCGCCCGCTCGACGAAATCGCCGACGAGCTGGGCCGCTCCTTCGCCGAATACGGTTTCGGCGTGGTGCGCGATCACGGCATCCCGCAGGACCTGATCGAGCGGGCGGAGGCGCTGTCGAAGCAATTCTTCGCGCTGCCCGATGCGACCAAGCGCCAGTACAAGATCGAAGGCGGCGGCGGCGCGCGCGGCTATACGCCTTTCGGGACGGAAAAGGCGAAGGACGCCGAGGTCCACGACCTCAAGGAATTCTGGCATGTCGGGCGCGAATTGCCCGAAGGCCACGCCCTGTCGCAATTCATGGCGCCGAATGTCTGGCCGGACGAGGTCGAGGGCTTTCGCGAGACCTTTTCAGACCTCTATGCCGCGTTCGAGGCGGCAGGTGCGCGCATCCTGGAGGCGATCGCGCTGCACCTCGACCTGCCGCGCGATTTCTTCGCCGCGACGGTGGAGGACGGCAATTCGGTGATGCGCCTGCTGCGCTATCCCCCGCTGGAGGGCAAGGAAGCGGAAGGCGCAATCCGGGCCGCCGCGCATGGCGACATCAACACCATCACGCTGCTGCTCGGCGCGGAGGAAGCGGGTCTCGAACTGCTGACCACAGAGGGCGAATGGCTGGCGGTCGCTCCGCCGGAAGGCGCGCTGGTCGTCAATATCGGCGACATGCTCGACCGGCTCACCAATGGGCGCCTGCGTTCGACCACCCACCGCGTTGTCAATCCGAGCGGGGAGGCGGCCTATCGGGCGCGCTATTCCATGCCCTTCTTCCTGCATTTCCGGCCCGACTATGTGATCGAGACCTTGCCGTCCTGCGTCGATGAAAACGCCAGGGAGTCCGTTCCCGAACCGATTTCGAGCCATGATTTCCTGATGCAGCGCCTGCGCGAGATCAATCTGGCCTGA
- a CDS encoding TonB-dependent receptor codes for MKMKYLLAASVVSLTAGAALVATPAAAQQITSGVQGFVTDEAGTPLSAAQVVVTDTRTGTSRTLTAGEDGSFRVDSLVTGGPYTVTATAPGYEGQSVEDVFINLQGNAQLTFSLSSAATADAENVIVVTGARVQLSQRAIGPGQSFGEETLEAFPSISRDIRDIIRIDPRVSLDRSNEVDRVSCLGGNDRTNAFTVDGIAQSDLFGLNGTPFASRNSLPLPYDAIRETSVEFAPFDVQYGQFTGCAINVVTKSGQNDFHGSAFFTYADDSLQGDSIEGTNFAGAPYEEKRWGATLGGPIVPDRLFFFLGYEETDLGDSQLTGLPGQGYANEVDFVTQAQFDRFSNILSSVYGFDSGGQATSLAENSKRYFGRIDAYITENQRLEATYQRLEEINVEEDDFSLNNRIFTGLNSFEEEGTTSDYYSLRLYSDWSDTFTTEIRASRAEVQDVQGPVGGGEAQSDAPMPRFVVGVNNNGNNGSIVAGPGFSRTSNDLKTTVTQLKALARINADAHTITIGGEFNELDVFNLFAQNSTGTLTFNNLDDFANGILSGGTNTFPDGDAINAGQAAGAYGNFTATGDINDAAANWKRRTWTMYAQDEWQATEQLGIVAGVRVEWLSGDAPDANPAFFNRYGFTNANGFGKIDPVVLPRLGLTYDVYNDGFIRNTQIKGGVGRFTGGDPAVYFSNAFSNNGFAVGFGQTGRDGCFVGTRADVTNGNTFTGVPGCVVSNAAAQSARGLADTQSTDPNFKQPTVWRANLGLSTEFGTQGGFFADWRLNLDFIYSRFQNPVDFVDLSQVVDTRFGVNGFSVDGRPIYRAIDPTANGCNATLLNQGGRPPQYANVTAACFNTSRDDEIQLTNGEDFESKIASVVLSKRWNRGLFTDGGGVNFNIGYAYTDAQNNRYSNSSTATSSFDIVAAADRQRVDVATGEFENRHNITAALNFREAFFGDYDTSFGFVFRASSGRPYSIVFQNASSAVFNDSASGNFNSLLYVPTGPNDPNVVFSNANFANAVDQFVSANDCLNDFRGQTVERNSCRNDWFYDLDLRFGQEIPGPMSAFGLRKDSLRLTVDFDNFLNLLDSGANVRRSYGYSEALVRGNIDSQGRYVYSPGGGVYDAASNTVGLRDQFIGVSSSLWKIQLGISYEF; via the coding sequence ATGAAGATGAAATACCTGCTGGCCGCATCCGTCGTCAGCCTCACCGCCGGCGCCGCCCTGGTCGCCACGCCCGCCGCCGCGCAGCAGATCACGTCCGGTGTGCAGGGCTTCGTCACCGACGAGGCCGGAACCCCGCTCTCGGCCGCGCAGGTCGTCGTTACCGACACCCGCACCGGCACCAGCCGCACGCTGACCGCTGGCGAAGACGGCTCTTTCCGCGTCGACAGCCTCGTCACCGGCGGCCCCTACACCGTCACGGCGACCGCGCCCGGCTATGAAGGCCAGTCGGTCGAAGACGTCTTCATCAACCTGCAGGGCAACGCCCAGCTGACCTTCTCGTTGTCCAGCGCCGCCACCGCGGATGCGGAAAACGTGATCGTCGTCACCGGCGCGCGCGTCCAGCTCAGCCAGCGCGCCATCGGTCCGGGCCAGTCCTTCGGCGAAGAGACGCTCGAAGCCTTCCCGTCGATCAGCCGCGACATCCGCGACATCATCCGCATCGACCCGCGCGTCAGCCTCGACCGTTCGAACGAAGTCGATCGCGTGTCCTGCCTCGGCGGCAACGACCGCACCAACGCCTTCACCGTCGACGGTATCGCGCAGTCGGACCTTTTCGGCCTGAACGGCACGCCCTTCGCCAGCCGCAACTCCCTGCCGCTCCCCTATGACGCGATCCGCGAAACCTCGGTCGAATTCGCGCCGTTCGACGTGCAGTACGGCCAGTTCACGGGCTGTGCGATCAACGTCGTCACCAAGTCGGGCCAGAACGATTTCCACGGCTCGGCCTTCTTCACCTATGCCGATGACAGCCTCCAGGGCGACAGCATCGAAGGCACCAATTTCGCCGGTGCGCCCTATGAAGAGAAGCGCTGGGGCGCCACGCTCGGCGGTCCGATCGTTCCCGATCGTCTGTTCTTCTTCCTGGGCTACGAAGAAACCGATCTCGGCGACAGCCAGCTGACCGGCCTTCCGGGCCAGGGCTATGCCAACGAAGTCGACTTCGTTACCCAGGCGCAGTTCGACCGCTTCTCGAACATCCTGAGCAGCGTCTACGGTTTCGACAGCGGCGGTCAGGCGACCTCGCTCGCCGAGAACAGCAAGCGCTATTTCGGCCGCATCGACGCCTACATCACCGAGAACCAGCGTCTCGAAGCCACCTATCAGCGGCTTGAGGAAATTAACGTCGAGGAAGACGATTTCTCGCTCAACAATCGCATCTTCACCGGCCTCAACAGCTTCGAGGAAGAAGGCACGACGAGCGACTATTACTCGCTGCGCCTCTATTCCGACTGGTCGGACACCTTCACCACGGAAATCCGCGCCAGCCGCGCCGAAGTGCAGGACGTCCAGGGCCCCGTCGGTGGCGGCGAGGCACAGAGCGATGCGCCGATGCCGCGCTTCGTGGTCGGCGTGAACAATAACGGCAATAACGGCTCGATCGTAGCCGGGCCGGGTTTCTCGCGCACCTCGAACGACCTCAAGACCACCGTCACCCAGCTGAAGGCGCTCGCCCGCATCAACGCCGATGCGCACACGATCACGATCGGTGGCGAGTTCAACGAACTCGACGTGTTCAACCTGTTCGCGCAGAACTCGACCGGGACGCTGACCTTCAACAATCTCGACGATTTCGCGAACGGCATCCTGTCGGGCGGCACCAACACCTTCCCCGATGGCGACGCCATCAATGCGGGTCAGGCGGCTGGCGCCTATGGCAACTTCACCGCGACCGGCGACATCAACGATGCCGCCGCGAACTGGAAGCGCCGCACTTGGACGATGTATGCGCAGGACGAATGGCAGGCGACCGAACAGCTTGGCATCGTCGCCGGCGTGCGCGTCGAATGGCTGTCGGGCGATGCTCCGGATGCGAACCCTGCCTTCTTCAACCGCTATGGGTTCACGAACGCCAACGGCTTCGGCAAGATCGACCCGGTCGTCCTGCCGCGCCTCGGCCTGACCTATGACGTCTATAATGACGGGTTCATCCGCAACACCCAGATCAAGGGCGGCGTCGGCCGGTTCACCGGTGGCGATCCGGCGGTGTATTTCTCGAACGCGTTCTCGAACAACGGCTTCGCGGTCGGCTTCGGCCAGACCGGACGGGACGGCTGCTTCGTCGGCACCCGTGCCGACGTGACCAACGGCAACACCTTCACCGGCGTCCCCGGCTGCGTCGTCAGCAATGCGGCGGCCCAGTCCGCTCGCGGCCTCGCCGATACGCAGTCGACCGATCCGAACTTCAAGCAGCCGACCGTATGGCGCGCCAATCTCGGTCTCTCGACCGAGTTCGGCACCCAGGGCGGTTTCTTCGCCGACTGGCGCCTGAACCTCGACTTCATCTACAGCCGGTTCCAAAACCCGGTCGATTTCGTCGATCTGTCGCAGGTCGTCGACACGCGTTTCGGCGTGAACGGCTTCAGTGTGGACGGGCGTCCGATCTACCGTGCGATCGATCCCACCGCGAACGGGTGTAACGCCACTCTCCTCAATCAGGGTGGCCGTCCGCCGCAATATGCCAACGTCACTGCCGCCTGCTTCAACACCAGCCGCGACGATGAAATCCAGCTGACCAATGGCGAGGATTTCGAAAGCAAGATCGCGTCGGTCGTGCTGAGCAAGCGTTGGAACCGCGGCCTGTTCACCGATGGTGGCGGCGTCAACTTCAACATCGGCTATGCCTACACCGATGCGCAGAACAACCGCTATTCGAACAGCTCCACCGCGACGTCGAGCTTCGACATCGTGGCCGCTGCCGACCGGCAGCGTGTCGACGTGGCGACGGGCGAATTCGAGAACCGTCACAACATCACGGCGGCGCTCAACTTCCGTGAAGCGTTCTTCGGCGATTACGACACCAGCTTCGGCTTCGTCTTCCGTGCCAGCTCGGGCCGTCCGTATTCGATCGTGTTCCAGAACGCGTCGAGCGCGGTGTTCAACGACAGTGCCAGCGGCAATTTCAACTCGCTGCTCTATGTCCCGACCGGCCCGAACGATCCGAATGTGGTGTTCTCGAACGCGAACTTCGCCAATGCGGTCGACCAGTTCGTTTCGGCGAACGACTGCCTGAACGATTTCCGCGGCCAGACGGTCGAGCGTAACAGCTGCCGGAACGACTGGTTCTACGACCTCGATCTGCGTTTCGGCCAGGAAATCCCCGGTCCGATGAGCGCGTTCGGCCTGCGTAAGGACAGCCTGCGCCTGACCGTCGATTTCGACAACTTCCTGAACCTGCTCGACAGCGGTGCGAACGTACGGCGTTCGTACGGCTATTCCGAAGCGCTGGTTCGCGGCAATATCGACTCGCAGGGTCGCTACGTCTACTCGCCCGGTGGCGGCGTGTACGATGCGGCCAGCAATACGGTCGGCCTGCGTGACCAGTTCATCGGCGTCTCGTCCTCGCTGTGGAAGATCCAGCTCGGCATCAGCTACGAGTTCTAA
- a CDS encoding radical SAM protein, whose product MNTRTKSRAAPTGPSPFAIEAAALPVEKFSDPEITAKGEPRAHVPLTRLDTLWFNTGTLCNLACASCYIESSPTNDALVYIAAKHVARFLDEIESEGMKTREIGFTGGEPFMNPDMLAMLEDTLDRGFDALVLTNAMKPMRRREAALVALRKRHGDRLTLRVSLDHHTQTVHEAERGPRSWDAAMEGLRWLSREGFSLAVAGRLLPGEGEAEARQHYAALFDREGIDVAAQDPMRLVLFPEMDESKDIAEITTACWSILDKSPSDVMCATSRMVVHRKGEAAPRVAACTLIPYDSGFDMGGDLKEASREVSLNHPHCARFCVLGGASCSA is encoded by the coding sequence ATGAACACCCGCACCAAATCCCGCGCCGCGCCCACCGGCCCGTCGCCCTTCGCGATCGAGGCGGCGGCGCTGCCGGTCGAGAAGTTTTCCGATCCCGAAATCACGGCCAAAGGCGAGCCGCGCGCCCATGTTCCGCTGACCCGGCTCGACACGCTGTGGTTCAACACCGGAACCCTGTGCAATCTCGCCTGCGCCAGCTGCTATATCGAAAGCAGCCCGACCAACGACGCGCTGGTCTATATCGCGGCGAAACATGTCGCGCGTTTCCTCGACGAGATCGAAAGCGAGGGGATGAAGACGCGCGAGATCGGCTTCACCGGGGGCGAGCCGTTCATGAACCCGGATATGCTCGCCATGCTGGAGGACACGCTCGATCGGGGGTTCGACGCGCTCGTTCTGACGAATGCGATGAAGCCGATGCGGCGGCGCGAGGCGGCGCTGGTCGCGCTGCGCAAAAGGCATGGGGACCGCCTGACGCTGCGCGTCAGCCTCGATCATCATACGCAGACCGTCCACGAGGCCGAACGCGGACCGCGCAGCTGGGACGCGGCGATGGAGGGGCTACGCTGGCTGTCGCGCGAGGGCTTTTCGCTCGCGGTAGCCGGACGCCTGCTGCCGGGCGAGGGCGAGGCGGAAGCGCGCCAGCATTACGCCGCCCTGTTCGACCGCGAAGGAATCGATGTCGCCGCGCAGGACCCGATGCGCCTCGTGCTGTTCCCCGAAATGGACGAGAGCAAGGACATCGCCGAGATCACCACCGCCTGCTGGTCGATCCTCGACAAGTCGCCCAGCGACGTGATGTGCGCGACCAGCCGCATGGTCGTCCACCGCAAGGGCGAAGCCGCGCCGCGCGTCGCAGCCTGTACGCTGATTCCCTACGATTCGGGTTTCGACATGGGCGGGGATCTGAAGGAAGCCTCGCGCGAGGTTTCGCTCAACCACCCCCATTGCGCCCGCTTCTGCGTGCTGGGCGGGGCGAGCTGTTCGGCCTGA
- a CDS encoding DUF421 domain-containing protein: MFFENTLLDLVARGFILAAIGIFWVVVLIRLNGLRSLSKMTNFDFIMTIALGSLLATAAGADTWEVFGQSLAAQAALFFVQWSTAQLRQSSDTVETAMQNAPIFLMRDGEFCEDALEETRVAKSDVIAKLREANALELSKVRAVVLETTGDVSVLHGDRIDERLIENIRTA, translated from the coding sequence ATGTTCTTCGAAAACACGCTTCTCGATCTGGTCGCGCGCGGCTTCATCCTCGCTGCCATCGGCATATTCTGGGTGGTGGTCCTCATCCGCCTGAACGGGCTGCGATCGCTGTCCAAGATGACGAATTTCGACTTCATCATGACGATCGCCTTGGGATCGCTGCTGGCAACGGCCGCAGGGGCGGACACCTGGGAGGTGTTCGGTCAGTCGCTCGCCGCGCAGGCCGCCCTGTTCTTCGTCCAATGGAGCACTGCGCAATTGCGGCAGAGTTCGGACACGGTGGAAACGGCGATGCAGAACGCGCCCATCTTCCTGATGCGGGACGGCGAGTTCTGCGAAGACGCGCTGGAGGAAACTCGGGTCGCGAAAAGCGACGTGATCGCCAAGCTGCGAGAAGCCAATGCGCTCGAACTAAGCAAGGTCAGGGCCGTCGTGCTGGAGACCACCGGCGACGTCTCCGTCCTTCACGGAGACAGGATCGACGAACGCCTGATCGAGAATATTCGCACGGCCTGA
- a CDS encoding NupC/NupG family nucleoside CNT transporter, with protein sequence MPPIIYSLLGIVAILAIAFLLSTGKRRIKLRVVAAAFALQALMAFLVLATSGGRAVIRAMSDGVAALLSYADQGTAFLFGAAENNPLSNTFALAALPVIIFFAALVSILYHLGIMQRVVRWVGGAIGWVTGISKVESLGAAANIFVGQSESPLVVRPYLAALAPSRLFTLMTVGMAGVAGTILAAYAGLLGPEYLPFLLAAAFMSAPGGILMAKIIMPDDGDPSPEAEGELVLPATRISGDGPAAITEGDKAHEVEVAETFEEGHRPANVIEAAAQGAQTGVKLAVAVGAMVLAFVALVALANGLLGVVGGWFGYEALSFQMVLGWVFAPVMFLIGIPEWSQAQVAGGLFGTKIVLNEFVAFIELGAIDAGTLTERSRAIVTFALCGFANFSSIAIQMAVTGGLAPNQRPVIARLGLRALAAGSLANLMSAALAGLFLPY encoded by the coding sequence ATGCCGCCCATCATCTACAGCCTGCTCGGTATCGTCGCGATCCTCGCCATCGCGTTTCTGCTTTCGACCGGCAAGCGCCGGATCAAACTGCGCGTGGTGGCGGCCGCCTTCGCCCTGCAGGCGCTGATGGCGTTCCTCGTGCTCGCCACGAGCGGCGGGCGCGCGGTGATCCGCGCCATGTCGGACGGGGTGGCGGCGCTGCTGTCCTATGCCGATCAGGGCACCGCCTTCCTGTTCGGCGCGGCGGAGAACAATCCGCTGTCGAACACCTTCGCGCTGGCCGCACTGCCGGTCATCATCTTCTTCGCGGCGTTGGTTTCGATCCTCTATCACCTCGGTATCATGCAGCGGGTCGTGCGCTGGGTGGGCGGGGCGATCGGCTGGGTGACGGGTATCTCCAAGGTCGAATCGCTGGGCGCGGCGGCGAACATCTTCGTCGGCCAGTCGGAAAGCCCGCTGGTGGTCCGCCCCTATCTCGCCGCGCTGGCGCCCAGCCGGTTGTTCACGCTGATGACGGTGGGGATGGCAGGCGTCGCGGGCACGATCCTGGCCGCCTATGCCGGGTTGCTCGGTCCCGAATATCTGCCCTTCCTGCTCGCCGCCGCCTTCATGTCCGCACCCGGCGGCATCCTTATGGCGAAGATCATCATGCCCGACGATGGCGACCCGTCGCCCGAAGCCGAAGGCGAGCTGGTCCTTCCCGCCACGCGTATCAGCGGTGACGGCCCTGCCGCCATCACCGAGGGCGACAAGGCGCACGAAGTGGAGGTCGCCGAAACCTTCGAGGAAGGGCATCGCCCCGCGAATGTGATCGAGGCGGCGGCGCAAGGCGCGCAGACCGGCGTCAAGCTGGCCGTGGCCGTCGGCGCGATGGTGCTGGCCTTCGTGGCGCTCGTGGCGCTCGCCAATGGACTGCTCGGCGTGGTCGGCGGCTGGTTCGGCTATGAAGCGCTCTCGTTCCAGATGGTGCTCGGCTGGGTGTTCGCCCCCGTCATGTTCCTGATCGGAATCCCCGAATGGAGCCAGGCGCAGGTCGCGGGCGGATTGTTCGGGACCAAGATCGTCCTCAACGAATTCGTCGCCTTCATCGAACTGGGCGCGATCGATGCGGGCACGCTGACCGAACGCAGCCGCGCCATCGTCACCTTCGCGCTGTGCGGCTTTGCCAATTTCAGCTCGATAGCGATCCAGATGGCGGTGACCGGCGGGCTGGCCCCGAACCAGCGCCCGGTGATCGCCCGCCTGGGCCTGCGCGCGCTGGCCGCCGGGTCGCTCGCCAATCTGATGAGCGCCGCGCTCGCCGGCCTGTTCCTCCCTTATTAG
- a CDS encoding HWE histidine kinase domain-containing protein, translated as MNDHVDIESVDLTNCDREPIHQIGAIQDFGALIAVTTDGMIAHYSVNFAEILGIGKSPEIGTQLNALFTSEAMAAIGRASGLLRDPTSVERLFAVHLVGGKGPFDCAIHCSESLTIIEIEPSASEEMDRQLRMLQPILRQLELSDDLLDLCQQAADRLRDLLGFDRVMVYRFQPDESGAVIAESVEDGYESFHGLRYPRTDIPQQARRLYLRNRFRIISDTLAKPVPIEPQIGAEGTPLDLSMSTLRAVSPIHIEYLVNMGVRASLSISIVIEGKLWGLFACHHYAPRVLPYSLRTAAELFSELFSLSAERMIGKERSSVQEAGRSLHDQLMRAIAGGESLVEALPTLRPIIRRAIPHDGISAYVDGEYRAVGSAPDEAGFMALMPALNSSATSRTIASDSLAKRIPAAAKFADRAVGALIIPVSRSPRDYVILWRRELKQTVTWAGNPEKPVEVGPNGTRLTPRKSFEAWQESVTGKSADWTEVELSLVESLRVTLLEVILRVTDELANERAKAQRQQELLIAELNHRVRNILNLIRGLINQSRHEAVNVDEFARLIGGRINALASAHDNITRENWSAASVTELIETEAEAYVSGKLDRIAIVGDEALISPEAYTVLALVIHEMMTNSAKYGSLCDQSGRLSVEIACDESGMTICWKETGGPPVRAPERRGFGSTIIEKSIPFELNGRADLDFKLSGVEAEFWIPGRFITHKGRIDEKEAAMRDRPNRKEGSGENETVSVLPGQVLIVEDGMIIAMDTEETLRDLGVAEVTIAAKVSTALKALEGTQFDLAVLDYNLGTESSEPVARKLVELGVPFWLATGYGEMADKLEEIGAQGVLTKPYGKDELRRMLGKFGELDRS; from the coding sequence ATGAACGACCATGTCGATATCGAATCCGTCGATCTGACGAATTGCGATCGTGAGCCGATCCACCAGATCGGTGCCATCCAGGATTTCGGCGCGCTAATCGCGGTGACGACCGATGGAATGATCGCGCATTATTCCGTCAATTTCGCGGAGATTTTGGGGATCGGGAAATCGCCCGAGATCGGAACCCAGCTCAACGCCCTGTTCACGTCCGAGGCCATGGCCGCGATCGGGCGCGCCAGCGGCTTGCTGCGCGATCCGACGAGCGTCGAACGGCTGTTCGCCGTCCATCTCGTCGGCGGCAAGGGTCCGTTCGACTGCGCCATCCATTGCTCTGAAAGCCTGACCATAATCGAGATCGAGCCGAGCGCATCGGAGGAGATGGATCGGCAATTGCGGATGCTCCAGCCGATCCTGCGGCAGCTCGAACTGTCGGACGACCTGCTGGACCTGTGCCAGCAAGCCGCCGATCGCCTCCGCGATCTGCTCGGGTTCGACCGGGTGATGGTCTATCGCTTCCAGCCCGACGAAAGCGGCGCCGTCATCGCGGAATCGGTCGAGGACGGGTACGAAAGCTTCCACGGCCTGCGCTATCCGCGCACCGACATTCCCCAGCAGGCGCGGCGCCTCTATCTGCGCAATCGCTTCCGCATCATCAGCGATACGCTCGCCAAGCCGGTGCCGATCGAACCGCAGATTGGCGCTGAAGGCACGCCGCTCGATCTTTCGATGAGCACGCTGCGTGCGGTTTCGCCGATCCATATCGAATATCTGGTCAATATGGGCGTGCGCGCCTCGCTTTCGATCTCGATCGTGATCGAAGGGAAATTGTGGGGGCTGTTCGCGTGCCACCATTACGCGCCGCGTGTGCTGCCCTACTCGCTGCGCACCGCAGCGGAACTATTCTCCGAACTATTCTCCCTGTCGGCGGAGCGGATGATCGGGAAAGAGCGCTCGTCGGTCCAGGAAGCGGGCCGCTCGCTGCACGACCAGCTGATGCGCGCCATCGCGGGCGGGGAATCGCTGGTCGAAGCGCTCCCCACATTGCGCCCGATCATCCGGCGCGCCATCCCGCATGACGGGATCAGCGCCTATGTCGACGGCGAATACCGCGCGGTCGGCTCGGCGCCCGACGAGGCCGGATTCATGGCGCTTATGCCTGCGCTCAATTCCTCCGCCACCAGCCGCACGATCGCTTCGGACAGTCTGGCCAAGCGTATTCCTGCCGCCGCGAAATTTGCCGACCGGGCGGTAGGTGCTCTGATCATTCCGGTTTCGCGCAGTCCGCGGGACTACGTCATCCTGTGGCGCCGCGAATTGAAGCAGACCGTCACCTGGGCCGGCAATCCCGAAAAACCGGTCGAGGTCGGCCCCAACGGTACGCGCCTCACGCCTCGAAAGAGCTTCGAGGCGTGGCAGGAATCGGTAACCGGCAAGAGCGCGGATTGGACCGAGGTCGAACTGAGCCTGGTCGAAAGCCTGCGCGTGACCCTGCTCGAAGTTATCCTGCGTGTGACGGACGAGCTGGCGAACGAGCGGGCCAAGGCCCAGCGCCAGCAGGAATTGCTGATCGCGGAACTGAACCACCGTGTCCGCAACATTCTCAACCTCATCCGCGGCCTCATCAACCAGTCCCGCCATGAAGCGGTGAATGTCGACGAATTCGCCCGCCTGATCGGGGGGCGCATCAACGCGCTCGCCAGCGCGCACGACAATATCACGCGCGAGAACTGGTCGGCAGCCTCGGTCACGGAACTGATCGAGACGGAGGCCGAGGCCTATGTCTCGGGCAAGCTCGATCGTATTGCGATCGTCGGGGACGAGGCGTTGATCTCGCCCGAAGCCTATACCGTGCTCGCGCTCGTCATCCACGAGATGATGACCAATTCCGCCAAATACGGGTCGTTGTGCGATCAAAGCGGCAGGCTGTCGGTCGAGATCGCCTGCGACGAGAGCGGCATGACGATCTGCTGGAAAGAGACCGGGGGCCCCCCGGTGCGCGCGCCCGAGCGGCGCGGTTTCGGCAGCACGATCATCGAGAAATCCATCCCCTTCGAATTGAACGGACGGGCGGATCTCGATTTCAAACTATCCGGCGTCGAGGCCGAATTCTGGATTCCCGGTCGCTTCATCACCCACAAGGGCCGGATCGACGAAAAGGAAGCGGCCATGCGCGATCGCCCGAACCGCAAGGAAGGGTCCGGCGAAAACGAAACCGTCAGTGTCCTTCCGGGCCAAGTGCTGATCGTCGAAGACGGCATGATCATCGCGATGGATACCGAAGAGACGCTGCGCGATCTCGGCGTCGCGGAGGTCACCATCGCCGCCAAGGTTTCCACTGCGCTGAAAGCGCTCGAAGGGACCCAATTCGATCTTGCCGTGCTCGACTACAATCTCGGCACCGAATCGAGCGAGCCGGTGGCGAGGAAGCTCGTCGAGCTGGGCGTCCCGTTCTGGCTGGCGACCGGCTATGGCGAAATGGCGGACAAGCTCGAGGAAATCGGCGCACAAGGCGTCCTGACCAAGCCGTATGGCAAGGACGAATTGCGCCGGATGCTGGGCAAGTTCGGCGAACTCGACCGCAGCTAA